CTTTCACGAGACCCCGGGAGGAACGATGGAATGTCAGGACATGCGCCATCTCTGGCGGTTGTGCAACGGCGGCACGCTCGCGTATTCGATGCAGACCGGCGGTGGCGAGCCGGCACCGTCGTGTCTGCGTGTCATGGCGCGCGAGATATACGCCGAGCTTGCGGCGACCTCGGCCAATGAAGGGATCGCACTGCCGCCCGAGCGCGCGTTGTTCCCCGAGACGTCGCTGCGCGGCTTGGCGGCCGTGGTGTCGACGGGGACACCGGAGCAGGCCGCCCGTGCCAACGCCCGGGTGCGTCTGAGCGACGCCGCGCGCGTGGCGGTCGCCGCGCATGCGCGCGCGCGGGCGGCGTTCGAGCGCAGTCAGGTGCGGGCGATGCAGGCCGACGTCGTGCTCGCCGAGATTGAGGTGGTGCTCGACATCCTCTCTCCGAACGATCCGCAATACGTCAGAGCGAGCCGCAAGCGTCGTGCCGCGCTTGTCGAGGCGCACGCGGCGGCTGCACAGGCCGACCATGGGTATCGGTCGATGCGCGACAGGAGTATCGAGCCATGGATCCGGTATCTGGCGCGATTGCCCGACGCGTCGCAGCTACCGGCGACGTCGCCGGGCGGGTACCGGCCCGGCTATGTGCTCCCCGGCGAGCGCCGTGCCTTCTGGGGACGTCCGGCAAACGGCTGCCGCCGCTCGGCGGTGTCCCGGCTCGCATTCATTCCAGTCACCCGGCTGGCAAACAGAAGATTGACCCGTTTTCGGGTATCGGAAGGAGGTAATTCGATGACACAAGCGGCAACGCCATCAGACACGGACGGGGGGCGCGTGACAAACGCGATCTGGAATGCCGTCATCGCGGGCGCCAGTCTCAAGGACATTCATGGCATTCCGAGCGAAACCATGGACGGCCTTTACGCGCACGCCTACGAGTTCTACACCAACGGTCAGTTGACGCAGGCCGAAGCGTTCTTCCGCTTCCTGTGCATCTACGATTTCTACAACCCCGAATACATCGTCGGACTCGCGGCGGTGTACCAGCTCAAGGAGGAATACCAGAAGGCCGTCGATCTGTACGCGATGGCGTTCGCGGTCGGCAAGAACGACTATCGCCCGGTCTTTTACGCAGGCCAATGTCAGATGATGATGCGCAATCTGTCGTTGGCCCGCGAGTGCTTCGCACTGGTGTGCGAGAGCAGCTGCGATGCGGACCTGCGTACGAAAGCCCGCGCGTATCTCGATGCGATCGGCGCGGAAACGGGCACGGAAGACAGCGCGCGCAAGACGCCGGCACCGGCGGGTTCCTCCGGTGCGCCCGATGACAAGGAGGCAGCATGATCAGCACGACAACGTTACAACCGAATGCCTTGCCGGCCCTCACCATGTTCGACGGCGAAGACACGGCGTCCGGTGCCGAGGCGGGCGGCAAGACGGCACAAAGCCTGAAGTTCGATATCGGGTCGACGATCAGGGCGATCGTCGAGAACATGGCGCGTAACGACGATGGGCCGTCCGGCGCACGGGGCGACGCCCCCGAGCTGAAGCCGCCGTCGGGTGATTCGCCGATGAGCCTGACGTATCTGCTCAGCCGTCTCACCGGGTTGTTCAGCGAGTCGTCGCTGGCCGACCTTCAGACACGTCTCGCACAGTCGCAGGCCGAAGCGGCCGCCCGGCAGGCGCTCGCCGAGCAGAGCCGGAAGGCGTTCGACGAAGCGCTCGCCGCGGCCAACGACGCGCTTGCCGCATATGAAGCCGCCAACCGGGAACTGGAAAGCGCGAAGCAGGCAATGGACCGCGCCAGTGAAAAACTGGCGGCTGCCAAAGCCGCGCTCGACGCGAGCACGCCGGGAACGCCGGCGTATGAAGCGGCCCGCAAGGCCTACGCCGACGCACGGTCCGCCTTCGATGCCGCAAAGGACAAATTCGACAGCGCGAAGGCCATCGCGCTCAACGCCAACGACGCCGCGAAGGAAGCGGTGAAGAAAGCCGACGATCTGCTTGGCAGGTTTCTGAGCGAGCAACCGTTCAGCCAGACCAGCGCCGCATCCAACAAGGATCAACTGGACAACTCGTCGGAGCTGATTTTCCTGATGGCGCAACTCGCGAAGCTGCTCGGCGATAGCGCGAACGACGCGATCCAGGAAGACATGAAGTTCTTCGAGAAGATCCGCCGGGCGCGCGAGAACGATCTGATCAAAAAGAACGAGGAGTATCAGGAGCAGGTCAGGAAGGCCGAGAAGATGAGCAAGATTTTCGGCATCTTCGGCAAGATACTCGGGGCGGTGCTGGCGGTCGTCGGCGTCGTGGGCGCGGTATTCACCGGAGGTGCGAGTACCACACTGACGGTGATCGGTGTCGGGTTGCTGGCCGATTCCGTCATGGGGGCGGCCACGGGATTCTCCCTCGTCGGCGAAGCGATCAAGCCCGTGATGACGCAGGTCGTCCAACCGCTGGCCGAGAAGATCGGCAGTTTCGTCGGCTCGATGCTCGAAGAACTCGGCGTGGCCAAAGAGACGGCGGAACTGGTCGGCAACATCGTCGGGGTCGTGGCCGCGGCGGTCGTTCTGGTCGCGACCGTCGCCGTCACGGTGGTCGCGGGTGGCGCGGCGGCGGCGAGCAACCTGGGCAAGATGCTCGGCACGATGGTTGGCGACGTCGTGAAGAAAATCGTTCCCGACCTGCTGCGCGAAGCCGGTAAGGCAGGCGGGAGGATGCTCACGCAGAGCCTCACCTCCGCCGCCTCGCGAATGGGCATCAAGGAAGGCAACGCCCAGATGTTCGCCAACACGCTGCGCCAGATCGTGACGGCCGGCGAAATCGTGAATACCACGGTGCAGGCCACGGGCAGCACCGTCAACGGCGTCTACGCCAGCCAGGCGTCGGACACGCTGGCCGACATGATGGTGTCCCAGGATTCGCTGGACAAGATCAACGACTCGGTCCGTCAGTCCGCGGACAAGTTCGCGGCGACGCAGAAAGTCGTCACGGACCTTGTGACCCAGATGTCCGATGCAGGCAGGGTCAAGCAGGAAGCGCAACGCTTCGTGATGAACAACGTGCGCGCTTGAGTTTAAGGAACCCCCCATGAACATTCTCGACGTTAGCCAAACCCCTGTCGTACTGACGCCCGACGCGCCGGGTCGACCGAAGGATGCGCCGCCGCCCGGCATCCTCTACAACACTTTCACGCCCCCGCTCGACGACGACGGAGAGGACGACCCGCTGCGGCCGATGCTCCAAAGCCCGCCGCCGGACGCCAGCAAGAAAGATGCGCTCGACTGGCTAAAGGCGCAGCAGCCGCAGGAAAAGGACGGCAACATGCCGGGCAAGCGCGACGACGACCCGGGCTATGGCAGTCCGCTGTCCGACGACGCCGTGCTCATCGGCAAATTCTTCGACTACTTTCAGAAGGCGTTCCAGAACGGCCTCGAGATACGCAACAAGATGGCGCAGGTGAATTTCCAGTCGGTGGTCGCGGCGGGAGAGGCGACCAAAGAGGCAGGCAAGGCCTACATGTGGGGCGGGATTTCCTCGGGACTCGCGCAAGGCATGTTGGGGGGCATGGGGGCATTCAAGAGCCTGTCCGGGATTTCGAAGGAGCGTAATGCGCTGAAGATGCGGGCGCCGAAGCCGGAGGCCCCCGTGGCGGCACCGCAAGGCGCGCAGGTGAGCGGCGCGCCGCCAACGGCAAATGCGCCGGACGGCCGGTTGTCCGGCGCGCAAGTGCCGGGTGTCGACCCGGACGGAACGCTCGATGCGGCGCCGCCGCGCCCGAACGCGCCCGACGATGCCCCTGACGTGACGCCGCCGCCGGTGGCGGCCGACCCGTCGCCCGCGCCGGTACCGGACGGTCCGAGCGCCGAGGCATTGAACCTGAGTGCGCGAGGCGACGGCGCGCAGGGCGCGGCGTTCTCGATGATGGCGGCCCCCGCCGCGGGCATGCTCAACGGCGCCTCCCAGTATTCCGCCGCGCTCGAAAATCAGCAGCAGAAGCTGGCCGACAGCGGCGCGCAACTGAGCCGGGACGGCACCACCAACGCGCAGGATCAGGCGAACAAGGACCTCGGTCTCGTCACCGAAATGCTCAAGGCGATCGACGCCGTCTCGCAAGCCAAGGCGGGTGCGGCTTCGGCCATTGCGGGCAATTTGCGCGGATAAGCGCCCGTATTTCCGAGAGGAGGGATAGATGATGGAAAGCGTGAACGAACGCAGCGCGCCCTGGCTCATGTTTCGGGACGTAGGCGCCTCGGACGTGAAGGCCGAAGGCGTCAAGGAAAACCGTGTGCCGGGCCGGCAACCGGGCGACGATCTGTCGCCGGCCTCGGTGTTGCTCGCCGGTGCCGTGCAGGGCGCAGACAAGCTGCGCGGAGCGCTGCGAAGCATCGACGACAGGATGCTCGACGTCCAATCGGGCAAGGCGTCTGTCGATGCGCTTGACGAAACGCTGGACGATGCACGTCTTGCGGCACTCGATCTCGGCGCGCGTCTGAAGGGCCTCGCGAGCAGCGACGTGCCGATACCGGGCGCGCTTCGCGAGCAAATCGCCGAGTTCCTGCGGGAGTCTCCCGAGCGCAAGCCCGGTGCGTTACCTGACGACCCCGGCATCCGCCAGATGGATGACGCGCCGAAGGTAGATGCCGGCAATCCCGACGCAGCGCCGCAGACCGATACCGGCAAGGAGGGCGATGACAAGGTGCCCACCGACGGAGAGATATGGGACAAGCTCATCGCGGTCATCGGTCACATGAAGGAGTTTTTCCTCAAGATATTTTCGGAAGCCGCCAAGAAGTATCTAGAGTTCAGCAAGGCGCTCGCCGACATCATGTCGAAGTTATCGGGCTGGATCGAGAACCAGAATGACGGCAAGGAAGTCGATCTGGATGTCGGCAAACTGAAGGAAGCGCTTCAGCCACTGTTAAACAAATACAAGCTGCCGGGCAAGGAAGGTGTGTTGTGGCCGACACAAACGCCGGGCGACGGCCCCATCGAAGGGGGCGCCAAGGAAGACGCCGAAAAATGGGCGAAGGAACTCGGCCTTCCCGAGGGCAGCGTGAAGGAGCAACCCGAGGGAAGCGGCAAGTTCGTCGTGGTCGTCGACCTCAGCACCATCGAGACGATGATCAACACGCTGCCTCAGGGCGACGGTAACGGGAAGAAGCGGATGACCACACAGGAACTGGAAATCTGGCGCACCGGTTTCACGGGGCAGGAGAGTGTCGTCAAGACGCAGGTGCAGGGGTTGTCCCAGCGTTACGCCACGGCGAACGCGACCAACGAGAATTTGGTGAAGTTGCTCAGTGGCGCCATTCTCGCGATGAGCGAATCGAACAAAGGATTTTTCCGGTAATGCGCACGGAAGGCATTCTTTACCTCGCTGCGCGCTCGCGCGCGGCGCCCCGTCTGACGCCGGACATGTTGCCCTGCGCGCGTTTTCGCCCCGGACCGCTGCGCAATCTGCCGTCGCAGGCGTATCTGTCCGCGCTGCTGTCGACGGGCGATGCGCGGGCACTCGGGGTGGCGTTGCTCATGGTGTTGCGCGACGCCTTCGATCCGTCCGCACTCCAGGACATCGCGCTGCGACGCCAGTGCAATGCGGTGCGCGATGCCATCTTGCCGCGCGACGCCATGCGCCAGCGGGCGATTCTGGAGCGCTTCGCCACCGGACAGGCGAAGCCGCTGGGCGATGCGCTGGGGTTGCTCATCACGTTATTGGCCGATCATCCGCAACGCGAGGCGCTGCGCCGATTCGCCTCGCAGCTATTCCTGCGCGACTTCCCGCCAGCGCACGAAATACGTCGAAACCCGTTGGTCGCCGCGATGCTCGCGGGACTCGGCCTGTTCTCGCGAACGCAGCCTCCCGCATCGTCCGTTCTGCAATAACGCCCACATCCGGACTTCGTGCCCCGCCAGATCAGGCGGGGTTTTTTTTGAGGCGCTCAAATGGAGAACAACACTTCCAGACGCGGATCGTGACGATACAGCCGCTGCCACGGATACCAGTCGGAGCGCATGCGCCGCCAGGCGTCGCGTGCCGCGCAGATGCCGTGCGTATGCAGAATCAGCGGCAGCAGACCGGCGCGCACCTGACGGCAGTCGATCTCCGCGAGCAATTGTTCGGCCGCACGCCGGGCGGGCATGCCGCCGCGCGCGAGTTCCACGTAATGACGGTTGACCCGCAACAGACCGGCATCGTCACCCGTCTCGCGTACGGCGCGCACGAGGGCTTCGGCTTGCTCATGACGACATTGATACGACAGCATGATCGCCAACGCGCTGGTGAGTACGGGATGATGCTGGCCGAGCCGTTGCAGGTTCTCGCGTGCCACGGCGATGGCCTCGTCGGTACGGCGGTCGTGGAAGATCGCCCACGTCTTGAGAATGGCCGCCGCGATGAAGCTCGGATCGTGTTCCAGCGCAATATCGAGCGCCATCTCGGCCGCCTTGGCTTCGCCTTTGAGAATGCAGTGCCAGGCGTGGTGATAGCGCACGTAGGGGTTGGACGGCGCCGACCAGAGCGCCCGGTCGAAGAGGATGTTCGCCACGCTGGATTCGAACTTCATGCTGTGCAGAATCGCCAGCAGACTCACGGCATGCGGGTCGCGCGGTGCGAGTGCAAGGGCGGCCTCGACGGCGGCGCGTGCGCCGTGCAACGCCGCTTTCTGATCGAACAGGCCGAGGTGCGCGAGTGCCAGATAGCATTCGGCCTGACCGCAATATGGCGCGGTACGCGATGCCCCTTCGCCCGCGCATTGGTGAAACAGTTGCAACGACTGCCGCAGACTCGACGGCGTGTGCTGCTGAAGTTTGAAGCGTGCGTGCAGGAACGTGGTGGCGGAGTCGAAAGAGTCGAACGAATGCGAGAGATGCACGGACGCCGTGAGTCCCGGCACATGCTTTGTGACGATGTCGGTGATGCGGATCTCGATCGGCAGCGTGTTGTCGGTATCGCTCAGGACAAAGTCCTCGCTGAAGATCAACTGGTGACCTTCCGAGCTGACCAGTTCGATGCGCAGCCGGTCGGGTTCGATGGCGTGGCCCGTCACGTAGAAGTCGGGCGCGAAACGTTCGACGAAGGTGGCAATGTCGTGGCATTCGAGCACGGTGCGGGTGATCGACGCCGGCAGCACGCGCAGCCCGTAAGCGGTGTATTCGAAGAATCGCGTCACCAGCCGGTCGTGCAGCATGAGCGTTTGCGCTGCACTCGGCAGGCGAAACGGCATGATCGCGAGCGTACATAACGCCGCCGCGCGCGCGGCCCCCGACACGATGGCCACCGAGCGGCGAATCCGGTAGCCGGTGCCGTACACCGTCTCCACGATGCGGTCGGACTTCTTTTCCCGCAGCACGCGCCGTATCGCATAGATGCACCGCGTGAGGGATTCTTCGCTCACATCCTGATGCGGCCACACAAGCGAGAGCAGCTTGTCCTTGCTGACGTTCTCACCCGCCGCTTCGA
This is a stretch of genomic DNA from Pandoraea faecigallinarum. It encodes these proteins:
- a CDS encoding IpaD/SipD/SspD family type III secretion system needle tip protein encodes the protein MMESVNERSAPWLMFRDVGASDVKAEGVKENRVPGRQPGDDLSPASVLLAGAVQGADKLRGALRSIDDRMLDVQSGKASVDALDETLDDARLAALDLGARLKGLASSDVPIPGALREQIAEFLRESPERKPGALPDDPGIRQMDDAPKVDAGNPDAAPQTDTGKEGDDKVPTDGEIWDKLIAVIGHMKEFFLKIFSEAAKKYLEFSKALADIMSKLSGWIENQNDGKEVDLDVGKLKEALQPLLNKYKLPGKEGVLWPTQTPGDGPIEGGAKEDAEKWAKELGLPEGSVKEQPEGSGKFVVVVDLSTIETMINTLPQGDGNGKKRMTTQELEIWRTGFTGQESVVKTQVQGLSQRYATANATNENLVKLLSGAILAMSESNKGFFR
- a CDS encoding IpaC/SipC family type III secretion system effector, with translation MNILDVSQTPVVLTPDAPGRPKDAPPPGILYNTFTPPLDDDGEDDPLRPMLQSPPPDASKKDALDWLKAQQPQEKDGNMPGKRDDDPGYGSPLSDDAVLIGKFFDYFQKAFQNGLEIRNKMAQVNFQSVVAAGEATKEAGKAYMWGGISSGLAQGMLGGMGAFKSLSGISKERNALKMRAPKPEAPVAAPQGAQVSGAPPTANAPDGRLSGAQVPGVDPDGTLDAAPPRPNAPDDAPDVTPPPVAADPSPAPVPDGPSAEALNLSARGDGAQGAAFSMMAAPAAGMLNGASQYSAALENQQQKLADSGAQLSRDGTTNAQDQANKDLGLVTEMLKAIDAVSQAKAGAASAIAGNLRG
- the sctE gene encoding type III secretion system translocon subunit SctE; this translates as MISTTTLQPNALPALTMFDGEDTASGAEAGGKTAQSLKFDIGSTIRAIVENMARNDDGPSGARGDAPELKPPSGDSPMSLTYLLSRLTGLFSESSLADLQTRLAQSQAEAAARQALAEQSRKAFDEALAAANDALAAYEAANRELESAKQAMDRASEKLAAAKAALDASTPGTPAYEAARKAYADARSAFDAAKDKFDSAKAIALNANDAAKEAVKKADDLLGRFLSEQPFSQTSAASNKDQLDNSSELIFLMAQLAKLLGDSANDAIQEDMKFFEKIRRARENDLIKKNEEYQEQVRKAEKMSKIFGIFGKILGAVLAVVGVVGAVFTGGASTTLTVIGVGLLADSVMGAATGFSLVGEAIKPVMTQVVQPLAEKIGSFVGSMLEELGVAKETAELVGNIVGVVAAAVVLVATVAVTVVAGGAAAASNLGKMLGTMVGDVVKKIVPDLLREAGKAGGRMLTQSLTSAASRMGIKEGNAQMFANTLRQIVTAGEIVNTTVQATGSTVNGVYASQASDTLADMMVSQDSLDKINDSVRQSADKFAATQKVVTDLVTQMSDAGRVKQEAQRFVMNNVRA
- the sicA gene encoding type III secretion system translocator chaperone SicA; translated protein: MECQDMRHLWRLCNGGTLAYSMQTGGGEPAPSCLRVMAREIYAELAATSANEGIALPPERALFPETSLRGLAAVVSTGTPEQAARANARVRLSDAARVAVAAHARARAAFERSQVRAMQADVVLAEIEVVLDILSPNDPQYVRASRKRRAALVEAHAAAAQADHGYRSMRDRSIEPWIRYLARLPDASQLPATSPGGYRPGYVLPGERRAFWGRPANGCRRSAVSRLAFIPVTRLANRRLTRFRVSEGGNSMTQAATPSDTDGGRVTNAIWNAVIAGASLKDIHGIPSETMDGLYAHAYEFYTNGQLTQAEAFFRFLCIYDFYNPEYIVGLAAVYQLKEEYQKAVDLYAMAFAVGKNDYRPVFYAGQCQMMMRNLSLARECFALVCESSCDADLRTKARAYLDAIGAETGTEDSARKTPAPAGSSGAPDDKEAA
- a CDS encoding winged helix-turn-helix domain-containing protein, whose translation is MNQISSPQNGKIYLFDDFSLDANGVLKQGDRQISLPPKEVAVLRTLLEAAGENVSKDKLLSLVWPHQDVSEESLTRCIYAIRRVLREKKSDRIVETVYGTGYRIRRSVAIVSGAARAAALCTLAIMPFRLPSAAQTLMLHDRLVTRFFEYTAYGLRVLPASITRTVLECHDIATFVERFAPDFYVTGHAIEPDRLRIELVSSEGHQLIFSEDFVLSDTDNTLPIEIRITDIVTKHVPGLTASVHLSHSFDSFDSATTFLHARFKLQQHTPSSLRQSLQLFHQCAGEGASRTAPYCGQAECYLALAHLGLFDQKAALHGARAAVEAALALAPRDPHAVSLLAILHSMKFESSVANILFDRALWSAPSNPYVRYHHAWHCILKGEAKAAEMALDIALEHDPSFIAAAILKTWAIFHDRRTDEAIAVARENLQRLGQHHPVLTSALAIMLSYQCRHEQAEALVRAVRETGDDAGLLRVNRHYVELARGGMPARRAAEQLLAEIDCRQVRAGLLPLILHTHGICAARDAWRRMRSDWYPWQRLYRHDPRLEVLFSI